Sequence from the Nocardioides exalbidus genome:
GGATGTCGTCCGGACCGACGACCGGCCTCGCCGAGATCCACCTGCCCGACCTCCAGCCGGGGTCCAGCATCATGCCCGGCAAGGTCAACCCGGTGCTGCCCGAGGCGACCCTCATGGTCTGCGCGCGGGTCGTCGGCAACGACGCGACCATCGCCTGGGCCGGCGCGTCCGGGAGCTTCGAGCTCAACGTCCAGATGCCGGTGATGGCCCACGCGCTGCTCGAGTCGATCCACGTCCTCTCCACCTCGACGGTGCTGCTGGCCGAGCGGTGCGTCGACGGGATCACCGCCGACGCCGACCGGATGCGCCGCTACGCCGAGTCGTCCCCGTCGGTGGTCACGCCGCTCAACGGTCGCATCGGCTACGAGGCCGCTGCCAAGGTCGCCAAGCAGGCGCTCGCCGAGGGCGCCACCATCCGTGAGACGGTGATCGCGATGGGCTTCGTCGAGCGTGGCGAGCTCACCGAGGAGCAGCTCGACGCGGCCCTCGACGTCGACTCGATGACGGGTAGCTGACCGTCGGACCATATACCCTGCGGGGGTATGATGGGCTCATGGAGCACAGCGGTCACGAGCACGATCACCACTCGACGGGCAGCACCAACGCGATGGCCGTCTCGGCGACGTTGCACTGCCTCACCGGCTGCGCGATCGGCGAGATCGTCGGACTGATCGCGGGCACGGCCCTGGGGCTGGGCAACGCGTCGACGGTGGTCGTGTCGTTCGCCCTCGCGTTCGTCTTCGGCTACTCCCTCTCGACGCTGCCAGTCCTCCGTGCCGGCCTCGCCGTGGGCGCGGCGCTCTCGGTGGTGCTGGCCGCCGACACCCTCTCGATCCTCACCATGGAGGTCGTGGACAACCTCGTCGTCGTGGCCGTCCCCGGCGCGATGGACGCCGGCCTGGTGAACCCCACGTTCTGGTGGTCGATGATGCTGTCGCTGACGGTCGCCTTCTTCGCGGCGTGGCCGGTCAACCGGTGGCTGCTCGCCCGCGGCAAGGGCCATGCCCTCACCCACGGCTACATGGGCGCGACCCCGACCGGGAGCAGGCGTCTCGTCCCCGACCTCGCCACGCCCACGCTCGTCGCGGCGATCGTCGCGTTCATGCTCGGTGGCCTGCTCGTGTCGATCGCCGACGACCTGGGGGCCGCGCCGACGCAGGGGCACGCGGCTCACGCTCCGCTCCGCCCCTGACGCCTGTCCGTGAGAGCGTGCTCCCGTGGACGACATCACCCGCCCCGAGCACCTCCGGTCGCAGTACGACACCGACGACAAGCTGGCCACC
This genomic interval carries:
- a CDS encoding DUF4396 domain-containing protein codes for the protein MEHSGHEHDHHSTGSTNAMAVSATLHCLTGCAIGEIVGLIAGTALGLGNASTVVVSFALAFVFGYSLSTLPVLRAGLAVGAALSVVLAADTLSILTMEVVDNLVVVAVPGAMDAGLVNPTFWWSMMLSLTVAFFAAWPVNRWLLARGKGHALTHGYMGATPTGSRRLVPDLATPTLVAAIVAFMLGGLLVSIADDLGAAPTQGHAAHAPLRP